CCCGTGCCGTACTCGGGGGCGACGTCGACGCCCGCCCACAGCCCCCGCCCGCGCACCGCCGTGACATGCCCCGTGCCCGCCAGCAGCCCCAGCTCCCGGTGCAGGTGGTCACCCAGTTCCGCGGCGCGCCGCTGGTACTCGCCCGACCGCAGCATCGCGATCACCTCGAGCGCCACCGCGCAGGCCAGCGGGTTCCCGCCGAACGTCGACCCGTGCTCACCGGGCCGGAACACCCCGAGCACCTCCCTGCTCGAGACCACCGCCGACACCGGTACGACCCCGCCCCCGAGCGCCTTGCCCAGTACGTACATGTCCGGCACCACGCCCTCGTGCTCGCACGCGAAGGTGCGGCCCGTGCGCCCAAGACCGGACTGGATCTCGTCCGCGACGAAGAGGACGTTCCGCTCGCGCGTCAGCTCCCGCACCCCGGCGAGGTAGCCGGGCGGCGGCACCAGCACGCCCGCCTCGCCCTGGATCGGCTCCAGCAGCACCGCGACCGTCTCCTCGGTGACCACCGCCCGCAGCGCGGCCAGGTCCCCGTACGGCACGATGTCGAAGCCCGGCGTGAACGGCCCGAAGTCCGTCCGCGCCTCCGCGTCCGTGGAGAAGCTGATGAGTGTCGTCGTACGGCCGTGGAAGTTGTCGCTCGCCACGACGATCCTCGCCCGGCCGTCGGGGACGCCCTTGACGCGGTACCCCCACTTCCTGGCCGTCTTCACGGCGGTCTCCACCGCCTCCGCACCCGTGTTCATCGGCAGCACCATCTCCATGCCGCACAACTGTGCGAGCTGCGCGCAGAAGTCGGCGAACCGGTCGTGGTGGAAGGCCCGCGAGGTCAGCGTCACCCGCTCCAGCTGCGCCTTCGCCGCGTCGAGCAGCCGCCGGTTGCCGTGGCCGAAGTTCAGCGCCGAGTAGCCGGCCAGCAGGTCGAGGAAGCGGCGGCCCTCGACGTCCGTCATCCAGGCCCCGTCCGCCGTCGCCACGACGACCGGCAGCGGGTGGTAGTTGTGCGCGCCGTGCGCGTCGGCCGAGGCGATGAGTCGTTCGGTGGTGGTCACGGGATCTCCGTTTCCTGCAGCGCGGGGACCACTGCACGGGGGGCGGGCTCGTGGCTCCCTTCCTATCGTCGCTCGCATGGTGGACGGGCGAACCCGGTGATCCGGCGCGCCCGGTAGGCTGGCGGGCGGGGCCGTGACTGGCGCGCTGGGATGGGACCGACCATCGGGGAGCGGCCCATGAACCGTGTGCCGTGCGCCTGGGCCGACCCGTGAACGCTGAACGCCACGTCCGGAGGCCGTCAATGCCCGAGCCCCTTTCCACCGAGTCCACCGCCTTCCGCAGCGCCCTCGACGTGATCCGGGCCGTGGAGCCCCGCGTCGCCGACGCGATCGGCCAGGAGATCGCGGACCAGCGCGACATGCTCAAGCTGATCGCGTCGGAGAACTACGCCTCCCCGGCCACCCTGCTGGCCATGGGCAACTGGTTCAGCGACAAGTACGCCGAGGGCACCGTCGGCCGCCGCTTCTACGCCGGCTGCCGCAACGTCGACACCGTCGAGGCCCTCGCAGCCGAACACGCCCGCGAGCTCTTCGGCGCCGAGCACGCCTACGCCCAGCCGCACTCCGGCATCGACGCCAACCTGGTCGCCTTCTGGGCCGTGCTCGCCGCCCGCGTCGAGGCCCCGGCCCTCGCGAAGGCCGGCGTCCGCAACGTCAACGACCTCTCCGAGGCCGACTGGGCCGAGCTGCGCCAGGCCTTCGGCAACCAGCGCATGCTCGGCATGTCCCTGGACGCCGGCGGCCACCTCACCCACGGCTTCCGCCCGAACATCTCAGGAAAGATGTTCGACCAGCGTTCCTACGGCACCGATCCCGCCACCGGCCTCATCGACTACGAGGCGCTGCGGACGTCGGCCCGTGAGTTCAAGCCGCTGATCATCGTCGCCGGCTACTCCGCCTACCCCCGCCTGGTGAACTTCCGGATCATGCGGGAGATCGCCGACGAGGTCGGTGCGACCCTGATGGTCGACATGGCGCACTTCGCCGGTCTGGTCGCGGGCAAGGTCCTCACCGGCGACTTCGACCCCGTCCCGCACGCCCAGATCGTCACCACCACCACGCACAAGTCGCTGCGCGGCCCGCGCGGCGGCATGGTCCTGTGCGACGAGAGCCTCGCCGAGCAGGTCGATCGCGGCTGCCCGATGGTCCTCGGCGGCCCCCTCCCGCACGTCATGGCCGCCAAGGCCGTCGCGCTCGCCGAGGCCCGCCGCCCCGAGTTCCGCGACTACGCCCAGGCCGTCGTCGACAACGCCCGCGCCCTCGCCGAGGGCCTGATGCGGCGCGGCGCCACCCTGGTCACCGGCGGCACGGACAACCACCTCAACCTGATCGACGTCGCCTCCTCCTACGGCCTCACCGGCCGCCAGGCCGAGTCCGCGCTGCTCGACTCGGGCATCGTCACCAACCGCAACGCCATCCCCGCCGACCCGAACGGCGCCTGGTACACCTCCGGCATCCGTATCGGCACGCCCGCGCTGACCACCCGTGGCCTGGGCACCACCGAGATGGACGAGATCGCCGGTCTCATCGACCGCGTCCTCACCGCCGCAGAGCCCGGCACCACCGCCAAGGGCGCCCCGTCCAAGGCCCAGCACGTCCTGGACCGGAAGATCTCCGACGAGATCTCCCACCGCGCCACCGACCTGCTGGCCCCGTTCCCGCTCTACCCGGAGATCGACCTCGGCTGACCCACCTCCGGGTTCAGAGGTCGATCAGCTCCTGTCGTGGTTCCCGCGGCGGTCCGGCGCCCTCGCGCCAGGCCGCCGCGCGGCGTACCAGGAGGGTGCCGCCGACCCCGAGGAGCAGACCCGCTCCCAGCCCCGGCAGCACCCACCGCGCACGCTCCTCGACACCCCGTTCCGAGCCCGGTGCGCTTGCGGCGGCGCCGAGCAGCTTCCCCCGCTCGACCACCCGCTCGTACACCGAGCGCGACGCGCGGTGCCAGCGGATGTCGTCGTCCACCACGTCGGGCGAGGGGTCCGTGCGTACCCAGGGCGTGCCGTCCGCGGCCAGGAACAGCTGGTCCTGGCGTCCCATGGCGACGTCGGCCCCCGGCGCGCTGTCGGTCCGCGGCCAGCCCCCGACCCCGCTCAGCCCCCACATCACGGTGGCCCGTACCGGCGGGAAGCCGCCCGCCGTCCACGCGTCCGGCACCCGTTCCGTCCCCATGTAGGTGGGAGTCAGCAGGTCCCACAGCCGCGTGAAGTCCCGCTCCCCGGAGCGCAGCGCGGTCGTGCGCCCCGTGCCGCCCTCGATGACCAGCGCGACGTCCGGGGCACCGCGCCCCGCGGCCGGTGCGGAAGCCCGCGCCGGGTGCGCCCCCAGCACGGCGAGCACCACCCCCACGAACCCCACGAACCCCACGAACCCCGCGATCCCCGACCTCGCCCGTCTGCCCCGGCCCGCCATGCGTCCCCCGTCCGCCGCCCCGGTACGTGCCTTGAGTACCCGCCCGAGTATCCGCCCAGGTCCCCCTTGGGGGAGAGCTCCGTTCCCACCTGTTCCCGAGCTCCCGGGTGTACC
This portion of the Streptomyces mirabilis genome encodes:
- a CDS encoding glycine hydroxymethyltransferase; translated protein: MRLGRPVNAERHVRRPSMPEPLSTESTAFRSALDVIRAVEPRVADAIGQEIADQRDMLKLIASENYASPATLLAMGNWFSDKYAEGTVGRRFYAGCRNVDTVEALAAEHARELFGAEHAYAQPHSGIDANLVAFWAVLAARVEAPALAKAGVRNVNDLSEADWAELRQAFGNQRMLGMSLDAGGHLTHGFRPNISGKMFDQRSYGTDPATGLIDYEALRTSAREFKPLIIVAGYSAYPRLVNFRIMREIADEVGATLMVDMAHFAGLVAGKVLTGDFDPVPHAQIVTTTTHKSLRGPRGGMVLCDESLAEQVDRGCPMVLGGPLPHVMAAKAVALAEARRPEFRDYAQAVVDNARALAEGLMRRGATLVTGGTDNHLNLIDVASSYGLTGRQAESALLDSGIVTNRNAIPADPNGAWYTSGIRIGTPALTTRGLGTTEMDEIAGLIDRVLTAAEPGTTAKGAPSKAQHVLDRKISDEISHRATDLLAPFPLYPEIDLG
- the rocD gene encoding ornithine--oxo-acid transaminase, yielding MTTTERLIASADAHGAHNYHPLPVVVATADGAWMTDVEGRRFLDLLAGYSALNFGHGNRRLLDAAKAQLERVTLTSRAFHHDRFADFCAQLAQLCGMEMVLPMNTGAEAVETAVKTARKWGYRVKGVPDGRARIVVASDNFHGRTTTLISFSTDAEARTDFGPFTPGFDIVPYGDLAALRAVVTEETVAVLLEPIQGEAGVLVPPPGYLAGVRELTRERNVLFVADEIQSGLGRTGRTFACEHEGVVPDMYVLGKALGGGVVPVSAVVSSREVLGVFRPGEHGSTFGGNPLACAVALEVIAMLRSGEYQRRAAELGDHLHRELGLLAGTGHVTAVRGRGLWAGVDVAPEYGTGREISERLMDRGVLVKDTHGVTVRIAPPLVISKEDLDWGLAQLRAVLGVG